The window TGGACAGTAACCAAGACCGTCGTCTCCGCACCTCTCCCGCACGGAGACTTCGGAAACTTTTAGTGACGTGGGACAGGTGAATAAGGTGGAAAACATCTGGGGTGGCAGAAGCGGGAAGATTGTCCCAATTCCAAATTGCAACTCCATTTTTCAGCAAGTCAGAAGTTAAAAATTCTGCTTCTGAGTcactcaaggatttttttttctttttttgatcttAAGCCCTTTtcccttgtgttttttttttttctaacgaATTTTAAAGTGAAAGAGGGAAAACCTGCTGGTCCCCTTTAACCAAATCAAATCTCCTTCATTTGGgagctgttaaaaacaaaactgtgtttaaaaaaaaaaaagagtaactcAAGAAATATCCAGCATCACGACTGCGTGTGTGTGCTGAAGACTTcagcataatctttttttttttgccttcacttcTCACCGCGgggtgcacaaggggaaagctcTGGTTTCTTCTGCTCGCAAATAAACGTGATGCCAGCGGTGATCCGTGCGGGACCCGGAGTAGGGTCGGCTCTTCTGCCTCGGCGGCGGCAAAGGAACTGCGAGCTGCCCCGCTGTGGGACCCCCCCACTCTGCCTCTGCAAGAACTACCCCTGGGAGACGAGGGCTTCATCAATAGTTAAGGAACATGTGAATATCGAGCTAATTTAGGATTTTGCACTTTCTCACGCATTTTAATGTCATTAagtgttggggaggggggggtcaccGCGAGAACAGACTTGCTTGTTTGCAAGCTGCGTAAAAAACGCCGTAGGTCAGGTGCACCCCAAAAGTCGTTTAGGGGATGGTTTTTTTTCATAGCGAGGAGGGACTTGCTGGATTTCCttgctggaaaggaaagctggatTCTCCGCGTGACCCCACGGGAGTTACCACCCCCCCTGCGGTCCCCATCCGTGAAATGGGGAGAACAAAGCTTTCTCCCACCCTTTGTCTGCTCCGTCTATTGTCGCGCGCGCGGCTCCGGCAGCGATTTCCCCGCTCTCAAAGCCCTGCGAGAGCTCGGCTTCTTCCCGTGCCCCAGATACAGGCGAGCGTTACGCCGGAATGGCGGAAGGTGAGCCCAAAAAGTAAAGAGGAGGTTTTCCAGACTGCCGCTAATTACCCCGAGACGGTCGCAATTAAAAAGGTGGCGTTTTCACGTGGCCCCAGCTGCCTTTTGTGTAACGCCGAGCTTGCTACGGGACAGGTTTAACCAGCATTTTCAGTAGGGTGCAGAATGAAACCCATCTTACTAATGCGGCGAGAATGCCAGGTGCTaaaggaaagggggaaagagggggaaaaaaaagcagcggTGTTCGTTATTGTTTGCATTGGAGCGCTCCGAACGCACCGCGGGGGCCTCCAGGAAGGCGCTGCCTTGGCGAGCGGGAGAAAAATCCAAAGCGACTAATATTTTGTGTCGCTCGGCTTCGTCGGGGAACCGTCTCGCGGTCCCAGCGCGCGTCTCCCGAGCAAGTTTTGGGCTCCCGAAGCCTCGCGACAGCATCTGCGGCCGAGCCGGGAGCTCGACGTGGGTCTCCCGCATCCCAGCTCAGCGCTTTGGCATCTCCCAGACCTCCCATCCCGCCCTGCGAAATGCACTTTGGAAACGCGCTGCCATATGTCGGGTAACAGGGCTCGACTGGAattagttatttttttccccctataaagTGATATATTACGCTACTCCCCAAAATTTTCCGGCCTCTGGGGCCTCAGATATAGAggatatatattatttttataataataattgcaCGTAGGCCTCGCGCATCCTGACACCGAGCAGGGTAATCCCAAATACAGCATGAAAACTTGCAACTTCGGACAGTCTATGGACCGGATCACTTCAACACCTACTACAGgggaattgggggaaaaaaaaataataaaaaaaaaagatcttgtgGATTTTCTTCCCTTGGCTTTCCAGGAGGACGGAAAGTTCGGCCTTCAGCTTAGCCCTGCTGCTAAGGCCGGGCCAATGTCCCTTTCCGGATTTAAACTGAAGCCCCAATTCTGCCAGCACAAACCCGGCTCTTCCGGCCGGCCGGATCTGCAGCTTTCCGTGCAAAACCCCGACCGTCGCCCggcaaaagaaaaagggaggcgGAGAGCGACGAAATCCCCGCCGATGACCTCTGCGGCAAGTCCCTTGTGCAAAAGGGAAACCCGCcggggagcgggacggagggttCGGCATCGCCGCGATGGGAGCCGCGACGAGGACGGCGACCCGCGTCCCAAAACCCGGCACCTCCGCGGCTCCAAAacgcgcggcggccgccgctaTGTGCCAGGCTGCATGTACGTGTGTGCAAAGGGTTTATAAATCTGTCCCGAGCTCAGGAAATCTCCCGCGCCTTGGAGATTTAAGAGAAGTCGCCTTCCTGTTGGATTCCCAGATAACACGCCTCTGATGGAGCCCACTCGCAAATAGCTTAATAGATTTCATCAGTTCCTTTGGGAAAATGTTGTTGTTTCCGCCCGGTTTTTAATCCGGGCTGGCAGAAAAGCTCGGGAAAGGGGCAGTTGCCGCGAAGGGCCCCCGCGGCGAGGTTCGGGGCGCGCTTCCCGCCGCTCCGAGGCCCCGacgcgccgccggcgcccgccaaAAAAGCCCCAATGGCAGCAGCGGCTCGCCGCGATCCGGAGCGGGAAAGACCGGGAAACCCAGGCGGATCTTGACCCCGCGGAGCTTGCGTTTACCTACCGCCGCTCGCCATCGCCTGTAATCTGACCGGAGTCAACAGAAACACCCAGACACGTGGGCGATCGCTGCCTACCCTGCCCGAACCCGCtgccgggaggggggggcgggtgggtttatttatttttcccccccctccgccTTGCTCCATCCCGAGGGAAACGCCTgcctccccgcgccgggcccTGTCCCGGCCGCCTTTCTGGCAGCCCGGATGGGAAATCCGCACTCGCTCGGAGCCGCCCCGTGGCCCCGTGTCGGCGGGTCAGAGCCATAAAGGAATCGAGTGACTTAAATGCGGGTGGCAGGGGGGTCACTGGTGGGTTCCTGGTCCCCTGTCACCCCCCCGGAGATCCCTCATCCCACCCCTGGCTGCCGGGATGCTCCTCGGGGGTGATTTTCCTGCCCGCTCAGCACCAAAGCAGGGGATTAGCACTGGTTCCCTGGAAATAGCCTTGCCCAATGATGGCATTTTCATCCCAGCCGGGCTGGGGTGGCTTTGTGAAACGGGGGGATGTTTCCATCAAAGGCCACCGAGGCCACAGCAAGGAGAAGACTTCaaggcgccgggctggccctctACCTCCCGGTGCCCTGCAGCCGGGCACTGGGAGCAACTGGGGACGTCACGGCCCCTCTGGGCCATCCCCAGTCCATGTGACCCCGGCGAAGCTGGCGCAGGATCCCAACAGGGCTGGAAAACCACCTGCCAGCAGGTCCTCGTATGGGTCCCCTATGAGGGCACCCAGGAATCCCAAAAGGGGCAAAACtgggggggaagaaggggtgTCCGCCGTGCCCCCATGCAAACGGGCACGCCGGCGCTTGCCaaaggctggggagggggcgcAGCCCGACCCCCTGCACCCCCGCAGCGGGGACCCTCCATCGGGggctcttctcccttctcctttcgGCTCGGGGCCACCCCGAAAGCGCTCCACCTTGccaaaaaataacaaataataaatctCTGCGCTCTCgtccctctctccctgccctggAGTTGCAGGGCCTttgggagcgggggggggggggcgagggggcgggcggcaggtcgggcgagggggggggggggggccgggccggcccaGCTCCTTCCTCGCTTCCCTTTGGGCTGCGCTCAGGCATTccgagggcaaaaaaaaaaaaaaaaaagggaagaaaaaaaaagggaaaaaaaagaaggggaagaaaaaaagagggggaacgcgggggaaaaaaagggggggaggaaaaaaaaagggggaaaaaaggaggcgGCGGGTGAGGGGgccgtgctgcccccccccccctcctcgcctcgcctcgccgggggctgcggggcggggaGAAGTTTTCGCTCCCCCGCGCCGTCCTGGCCGGAGCTCGGGAGTTTGCAAACAAGGAGGAGCAGCCGGCACCTTCGGTGTCATTGGAGGAGGTTTTTTCCAAGGAGCTCATAAAtacggcggggccgggcgggaggctGCGACTTGTGCGGGCAACCCGcgagggcagcgcagcgcagcgggcagagccgcgccggcAGCGGTAGGCAGGGGTAGGCAGGGGTAGgcaggggccgcgccgggcctcgCCGGGCCATGGCCACGCTGCTGGGCACCTACCCCTGGCCGGAGCGGCTGGAGGGGGCGGCCGAGGGGTTGccaccggggccgcccccccgcgccccgccgggggaGAAGGGCGCCGAGAGCCGCATCCGCCGGCCCATGAACGCTTTCATGGTGTGGGCGAAGGACGAGAGGAAGCGCCTGGCCGTGCAGAACCCCGACCTGCACAACGCGGAGCTCAGCAAGATGCTCGGTGAGCAGCGGCGCCGGAGGAGGGGGGGGACTattgggggtggtggggggggagcacCCCGCGGGTGGGCAACCGTGCATTGCACCCACCGGGTCACCCCGCGGGGTGCAAAGCCTGCCTGGCTCCTGCACGCACCCAGCTATCCCACGGGGTGCAAACCTCGTCCCGGTGTAGGGACCCGTGCACCCACCGGGCCACCCCGCGGGGTGCAACCCCTGCCTGGTTCCCGCACCCACCCAGCTATCCCACGGGGTGCAAACCTCGCCCCGGGGTAGGGACCCGTGCACCCACCGGGCCACCCCGTGGCGTGCAAAGCCTGCCTAGCTCCATGCTCCCATGCGGCCACCCCGCAGGGTGCAAGCCCCTGCCTGGGTCCCGTACCCCACGGGTGGCCACCCGTGCACCCATCACGCCACCCCGCAGGGTGCAACCCCTGTCCGGGTCCCGCACCACGGGGTGCATGCACCCACCCGGCCACCCCACGAGGTGCAACCCCTGCCTGGTTCCCGCACCCACCCAGCTATCCCACGGGTGCAAACCTCGCCCCGCGGTAGGGACCCGTGCACCCACCGGGCCACCCCACGGGGTGCAAAGCCTGCCTAGCTCCATGCTCCCATGCAGCCACCCTGCGGGATGCAACCCCTGCCCGGGTCCCGTACCCCACGGGTGGCCACCCATGCACCCATCGGGCCACGCCACGAGGTGCAAAGCCTGCCTGGGTCCCGTACCCCACGGGTGGCCACCCGTGCACTCATCGGGCCACCCCGTGGGGTGCAAAGCCTTCCCGGGTCCCGCACCCTGGGGTGCATGCACCCACCCAGCCACCCCGCGGGGTGCAACCCCTGCTCGGGTCCCGTACCCCACGGGTgggcagctgtgcacccacctggtCACCCTGGGCAGTGCAAACCTTGCACTGGGCCACCCCTCAGGATCCAAAACTTGCCTGGCTCCATGCACGCACCCAGCCACCCCGCAGGGTGCAGCCCCTGTCCGGGTCCGGCACCCCAGGACTGGGCACCCGTGCACCCACTGGGCCACCCCTCAGGGTGCAAAGCCTGCCCAGGTCTGTCACCCGGGGGGTACAGGCACCCAtgcaccccccagcaccctatgCACTGCTGACCCTGCTGGTGtctggcaccctggggcagaTACCGTGCACCCATCTGGACTCCTCTGGGCTGCCAGTGTCCTGGAGCCCCAGGAAGCAGCGCAAGGAGGAACCCCCAAATTTTCTTGGCCTCTCTCTGCTGACCCACTTCTCCCCAAAACTCACCAGCCCACCCCAATATTGCATGGCCAGGCAGGGGAGGGGTTCTGCTCTTTCTTTTCGGGAGTCACAACCCATTTTTAATACAGGCCTGTTCCCTACCCCTCATCCACTCCTTCCCACTTCTCCCCCTTCCCAATTTCTTCTATGAGACTGAGagggaaaacagagaaacaaCCAGCCCAAACAGCCTGAGAAAGAGCTTCCTGCATTGCAACACAGCTTCACTGTCCACTCTCTTGCCCAAAGTTTGTGTTTCTCTGGACAGTTTTGCGGTGTTTTCTTTGGTGGTTTGGGTTTTCCATGCAGCATCTCTGCTTGTTAGTGTTATTTTTGCAGTCTCTTTGGCGATGGGAGGGCATCAAATGCGTCGCTCTGTATCCTGCTgtctccccctgctcctgccctgggACAACCTTGCTGCGGGATACGAACACCCCCAGCACCGCTTGTCTTTGGGGCCATCGTGTGTTGGGGACATCCCGTATATTCGTTTTTTTGGAATGGAGAGTGGCATCGCTTTGCTCCGGTAGCCTGGAGCAGCGCGGCACCGTGGCGGCAGGGCTCAGCCGTGCCCAGGGACGTCCCAGCCCGTTTTGGAGCCTTGGGCTGGGGGGGTTAGGTGGACCTACCGTGGCATGGAGACCTGGCCTTCACACTTCAGTCCTCCCCTTCTTTGCTCTCCTGGTGCCATCTCCTTCTCCCGCCGGGTTTGCACGCTCCGTGTCCTCCACGCGCGGTCAACCGGAGGCCCCGTTCCAGCTGTGGGAGATCTCCCAGGCTCTCGGTTCGGCGTCGCGGGAGGCAGCCCCCCTtcctgccgccgccgcaggcACTGAGGGGAGTTTCCTTCTCCGTTGCAGGCAAATCCTGGAAGGCGCTGAGCCTCGCGCAGAAGCGGCCTTACGTGGAGGAGGCCGAGCGGCTGCGGGTGAAGCACATGCAAGATTACCCCAACTACAAATACCGGCCCCGGCGGAAGAAACAGGTCAAGCGGATCTGCAAGCGGGTGGACCCGGGTTTTTTGCTGGGCAACCTGGCGCGGGACCAGAACGCCGTGCCGGAGAagcggccctgcggcagggcgGCGGGCGAGAAAGAGGGGTCGGGTGAGTACTCGCCTcgcccggggctgccgcccgcccgggggTACCGGGaggccccggccggcggcggcggtggcagcaaTACCAGCGTGGACACCTACCCCTACGGGCTGCCCACCCCGCCGGAGATGTCTCCTTTGGACGCCATAGACCCCGAGCAGAGCTTCTTCTCCTCGCCCTGCCCCGAGGAGCATCACCGTTCCCACCTGAGCGGAGCCACCTTCTCCCCGGAGTACGCGGCCACCTCGCTCCAGTGCAACCACCACGCTCTCGGCGCTTGCATGATCCCCCCGGCCTCcagctgccctcccctccctcctcctcctcctcctcccagctacTACACGCCTGCTTTCCACCCCGTCCACCCCCAAAACCTCCATGCCCACCTGGGCCAGCTCTCGCCGCCGCCCGAGCACCACGGCTTCGACAGCCTGGACCAGCTGAGCCAAGCCGAGCTCCTGGGGGAGATGGACCGCAACGAGTTCGACCAGTATCTCAACACCCCCGGGCACGCCGACCACGGCGGCGCACTGCTCAACGGACACGCGCCGGCGGTGCCAGCGGCCAGCGGCTCCCACGCCTCCGAGACCAGCCTCATCTCCGTCCTGGCAGACGCCACGGCCACCTATTACAATAACTACAGCGTCTCCTAGGCCGGCGGGAAGACCCGGCAGTGTTACGAGGGACATCCCCAGGAGGACGTCGCCTGCCCGCGTCCGCATCCGTGTCCGTGCCGGAAGGAGCCGCGGAGTCTCCTCGGTGGCCCGGGTGCGAGGGGTTTCGGCTGTCGGCGGGTGTCAAGCGTTGGGTCCCCCCGTTCCCAAGCGGGGATGCGATTCCCTGCTGCCCCAAGCCCTCCGGCCGCCTCCCTTTTCCCAACCCGCCACGCTCCCACCGCGGGCGGGAAGGTCGCCGGGAAGGTGGCGGCATCCGGCGGGTACCTGCCCCGAAATCCCCACGTGGGCAAAACCCCGCGGAAGCAGAAAGGGCAGCGATGGGAGAGggcggggggaggaaaaaaagcgaCGGTTTGGTGGCACGTCCCGCTGGGAAGCTGTGTCTGCGGGGAGGGATGGGGGCGAGCAGGAGGGATCCGGTGGATTCCTGTCGACCTCCCTGCGAGAAACCGAGCGGGAAGCGCGTGGCGCTCCTTGCCGCCCGCCGGTGCGGATTGGGGCCGCTGGGGCGAGACTCGCTCGTCCTCCTAAAAAAAGGCACTGCCGCCAACTCCAATCTGTGTCTcggcctccccctgcctccctcccaggcTGGGAAAATTTATTCGGATGAGCACTTTGGAAAAGAGGTGATAATGTAGCAGACACGTTTCTTCTCAGACATCGTTTGAAGGCAAACACTTACTGTTTGGAGACGCGGGGCCCGACGCCTCCTCTAACTTCGGCGCATTCTTGCTTGTAATAAAGCTGTACATTGATTTATACGTTCCATTATTTTTCCCCTCGGATTTTGTATTGCTAgagttctctttcttttcataaagatgaagctttattttaaatcagttatACGACATGATTAATCTTAGTGTTTACTGTATGGCACTTGGTAATGATTAGTTAGTAGCgtggctatgattttttttttttctgttttcagtcctGAACGTGTATTAATAATAATTGcaaataatacttaaaaaaaaagaaaacccacaactTCACAGGTTTTAAGCTAATGCATTctatcttttttttgtgtgtgtgactcTATGCATTTTGAATGAGTGCGGATACAAGTttgcataaaatatttaatttaaataaatatgtttttatacAGTGATTGCTTTATGATTTAAATTGCTGTAGCTATTGACAAAGTTTTCAAAGGAGAAACATTTCTTGCGTgagtgctattttttttaatttttttgttggtATTTTCAGCCAAACTtttctacttccttttttttttttttttttaataaaaaaaagatctgtGGTTATCTTTACAAATTGTGGACTCCTTTCTAATGAGCTGCCTTGAGGCGTGAGCTGAGCATACCTTTACTTTTCCCGGTGTGTCTGAGGGGTAGCAAATCATTTTAATGGGCTGGATCCTGCTTTCGTCATCTCGTTACGGGGCCTCTTAGCGCTGGATACTGCGTGGATGTACGCCGTGAGGTTAATACGGAGTTTGCCTTTAGTGTGGCCGTGGACACAAACGATGCTGCTTATTTTGCGGAGAGAGCGCCCGTCTCCAGAGCGTGATTTTTTACTCAAGGTTAGGGCTGTCTTCCACGGTACCTGCTGGTGCACCTTTTAAGACCGCTTCGCGGTGCGAGGACCGCGTGAAGGGTCCTTGCTGCAAATGCAGGTCAAGGCTGTGAGTCTTGTGAAAGAGGAAATTTGGGGAGCTGGGAGGCTGGTGGTCCACAGAACGGATGGATGCTAGGCGGTGCCTTCAGGTGTAGCTGGCGAAGAGCTGCACGGACAGAGCTGGCCCCCTAAATATTTGGAGAAAAACTTCTTGTGGTCCTTCCTGTGGACCAACTTCATGGCCTGATGTTATCAGACAGTAGATTAAGCTTTGTCCCTGAAGTCCTTGAGACTGAGCTGTTGACCCGTACGCAACTGCAAAGGCCGTATCCTCCCAGTCAACCTGCTTGGCCCAGAAAAAGCCAAGGAGTGAGTTTCCCAAGGCACCCCGTGATGAGTGTCCATGTGcgttggctggaaggggtctctggaGGTTGCCTAACCCACCCAAAGGTCTGGGTTACCTCCACAGAGAAGAAATCACTTATTTCTGACTCCGGGAGCCTGTGGTCACCAAGCGTGGGAAGCTGGGTGACTATTCGGGGAGGCATGGATATAGGCACCAGTCCtgtgctcttccctcttcccctggAGCTAGTCCTCCCAACATTCCCACCACCTCCCTTGCTGACTGCCCATCGGTTGGACACCCAAGTCCGCACTTAGCCATGTGCAGCTGGAATCTCTCTGTAGGTCCTGCTGTCAAACAGGTGCTTTCGTGTTTCCCAGACTGTGATGGCCCTTGCACCTGCGTAGCGTCAGACCAGCGCCACCGCCCGGGGCTGGAGCCAGGGACGCGATGCTTGGCTCCACTGTGGAGGTGGACTCATTTTACATCTCGGTGTAGGGCTGCCCAGCATCATTAAGCAACTCATGCAGGAACATGCAGGTGTGGGACTGGAGAAGTCCTGTTGTTCCCAATCCTTGCTCCGTCCACAAGCCCTGGTGGTGTCCCAGAGCAGTGGGATGCTCACGGCACCCGAGCCGCTGCATGAGGGTGCCTCCTCCGCCACCGGGGATGTTAAAAGCTGTTTTGTAGCCAGGGTGGTGGGAAAGGAGGGAATGGCTGCATGTGTCCAGACCCAAAGCAACAGGGACCCGGACAGCTGTGATGGACAGGGCTGATCCCAGCCTGTTGCTAGAGGAGCCTGCGTGGCAGAAGGTGTGAGTGCTCCTCAAGCGCTCCATCACGAAGGCCGCGTGGGCTGCAGGGCCGCGGCAGGGAGTCTCCTGGCAGCTGAGAGCAGAGCAAAAAGCCTTTAAATTGCCCTAGCGAGGAGGGAGAGAGCTCATCTGCCAGTGCCCCCCCACGAGGGCAGCTGAGTGTTGGACTCCAGCGTTCGCATTTGCACTCTCCGATGGGATCCTCCTGCCCCAGCACTGGCTGCAACCGCTCTCGGCAGGAGCCCAGCTCGGTGTGGGAGATTGCAACACCCCGAATGCGCCCGGCGTGGAGGTTCCCACGAAGCGCTGAGCCCAGCTGGGGGACGGATATGCCAAAGTCTCCACATGACTTGCACCCATGGAGCACGCCGCACGTGCAGGGAAGACAGGGAGCAAGCAGTGAGTCTGATTTCCCAGGGAAAAGGGTTTTTAAGTGCATCCCACTCCCAGAGCATCCCACTGGCATCAGAAAGCCCCAGAGCCGTGTTGCATGCCAGGCGCCggctcaaccccccccccccgcaaccccGGGCGACTCCTGCGAAGGGGATCTGTCCCCACTTGTCCGGACCGGAGCCACGCGAGGTGAGGCGAGGCGAGAGCGTGTCACCCTACACTCGGCACGGCAGCCACGGCTGCAGGTCCCGACCGGGAGCCGGGGCCCCGCAGGGCGTTTGGAGCCAAAGCCAAGGCGAGGTGCGGCTCCCTGGGAGCCAGGGCTCGCCAGCCGGATCCGGCAACACACCCAGCGCCGGGAGCAGCCAGCTCCCGCCTCCCGGCGGCTGGCGGGACACCGGGAACCGAGACGAGATTCGGCAGCGGAGCTGGACGCCCCTTCTCCAGCACGCTGGCGAACGCAACAGCATGGATGTCTCCCAAGCTTGGCACAAGTCAAAATacattttatgtatgtatatatatatatatatatattttttttttttttaattcagtgcttTAGGAATAGCATGAGAAGGGCAAACTTGAAGGGCATCCCCAAATTACTCTCCAGGTAGGGATGGTAGCGGGGTGAGCAGGATGGTGCTGGCACCGGGGTGCGGGGTGAGCTGTGCCCTGCCTAGCCCACCGGATCCCAGCTTAGCAGGGAACTGGGAAGAGAAATGCTGCTGTCAGAAAAATAGTAAGTGGCCAGCAGAGGTGGGAAGGAGCTTTTTTTTCGCTTGGAAATCAGGTGTCCTCCACCAGAGAACCGGTGACCATGATGGTTTATTGGCGCGGGGACATCTCCAGCTGCAGTGGGGCTCATCCTGCGTCTGTCCTGGAAGCGCTTTCCCCTTACTGCCCCAAAACCACGAGCCCAAGGTGGCATCTCCGCAGGCTGGAGAGTCCTGTGGTTTGTGGCCTGCGCTCTCCAGGACGGGCTGGGAATCGGCAGGAAAATCACAGCAGGCCAAACGAGAGCAGCAGTATGGGTTGAAACGTCCTCGAGCTGCGGTCAGGCTCCTGCTAGATTCGGCCAAGGCCAGGATCTCTCCGGGCCGAGAGGCGGCCAGGGCTCGAGCCCTCTGTCCCTCTGCAtccggccggccccggccccggccccggccccggccccacggggctggcacagagccCAGGTCGCGGCGCTGGCCGTCGGGAGCCAGGATGAGGTCACCTTCCCGGATAACGCCGCGGTCCAGGCCAGCCGGGCGCTGCCGCGTGTTGTCATGCGTTGGCCCTCCCGGGACGGGCGATTTCCTTTGAATCCAAGGAGCAGGTGGTGTCTCCTCTCCGTCAGCGCTCAGCCCCGGGGGCGGCGAAGCCAAAATTTTGTTCTAACCCCTGACGGGAGTGGTTTGTCCCTGAGGGCCTCTTCACCCCAACGTCTGGCCCCATATCCCCCAGCAGTGAGATggcaggagggggggggaaaagtcCTGGAAGGAGGTGCTTTAACCCGGGATTTGCCTGTTGCAGAGAGCATCATCGGGTGTAGCGAGAGCAAGGACCGTGCGCTCGGGCTGGTGCTTGGTGCCGGCTCATTTGCCGACGACAGGATGGGCACCGCCACGGGCAGGTTCTCGGGAGGCGTGGGGCTGGCGGAGCGATGGGAAGGGAGACAGCCTCCCTGCCCCTCACCAGGACAGAGGGACGGGGTCCAGGCTGGCAGGGGAGCAGTGGGAGAGACCGCTTGGTCCAGAGGTTGGGAACACGGACTTTCACCCGGCGTTTGTGCAGCCCCTAGCACGATGACTCTTCATCCCGTGGGAAAGCTCGAGATGCTGCTGCTAATTTGGCTCAAAGTAGGATGCAAATACCCGGGAAGGGAAAAGGTGGCAGGGAAGGGGGTGAAGAGACCTGACTGAGGTCGCCCAGCGAATCAGTGGCAGAGCCCAGAGGAGCCCTCAAACGCCCCCAACTCCCCCCAAACCCCTTTTGCCCCCCAACAACACTTTTCTGCTCATAAATGTTCACCTTCTCCTTTGGTCTCTCCttgccccctcccgctcccccaaCCCACTGCACCCCATGGGGAGCCACGTCTGCTCCCGCCGGCAAGTGCTTTCCTCGGCGCTCGgagggcaggatcaggccctgccTCCCGTCCCTCCAGAGGAGGGAATGAGACAAGCTGCTGAGTGGTTTCCTGCCCCGCACTGCCAATGGGAGCCGCTTCTGGTGTCGGGAGCAGGGGAGGATGTATCCGGAGCTGAGTGTTTCCTGGCAGATAAGGCCAGCCCCTCCTGCCGGATGTTATGAGTCCAGGTCCTACCTCCACGTTTCAAGCAAAGGGGCCGAGGAAAAGCCTGGCTGTTTATGTCAAGGAAAAATAACTTCTCCCTCCTACAATCATCTCGTACAATCCTACGGCTCCCTCAGGGCTACGTGCAGGAGAATAAA is drawn from Apteryx mantelli isolate bAptMan1 chromosome 3, bAptMan1.hap1, whole genome shotgun sequence and contains these coding sequences:
- the SOX7 gene encoding transcription factor SOX-7, which translates into the protein MATLLGTYPWPERLEGAAEGLPPGPPPRAPPGEKGAESRIRRPMNAFMVWAKDERKRLAVQNPDLHNAELSKMLGKSWKALSLAQKRPYVEEAERLRVKHMQDYPNYKYRPRRKKQVKRICKRVDPGFLLGNLARDQNAVPEKRPCGRAAGEKEGSGEYSPRPGLPPARGYREAPAGGGGGSNTSVDTYPYGLPTPPEMSPLDAIDPEQSFFSSPCPEEHHRSHLSGATFSPEYAATSLQCNHHALGACMIPPASSCPPLPPPPPPPSYYTPAFHPVHPQNLHAHLGQLSPPPEHHGFDSLDQLSQAELLGEMDRNEFDQYLNTPGHADHGGALLNGHAPAVPAASGSHASETSLISVLADATATYYNNYSVS